From Camelus bactrianus isolate YW-2024 breed Bactrian camel chromosome 16, ASM4877302v1, whole genome shotgun sequence, the proteins below share one genomic window:
- the RETREG3 gene encoding reticulophagy regulator 3 isoform X2: MIIVCIDQWKNKIWPEIKVPRSDALDNESWGFVHPRLLSVPELCHHVAEVWVSGTIFIRNLLLFKKQNPGKFCLLSCGILTFLAVLGRYIPGLLLSYLMLVAVMMWPLAVYHRLWDRAYVWLKPALQRLDFSVRGYMMSKQRERQLRRRALHPERATDNQSDSEEELAAFCPQLDDSTVARELAITDSEHSDAEVSCTDNGTFNLSRGQTPLTEGSEDLDGHSDPEESFARDLPDFPSINVDPAGLDDEDDTSIGMPSLMYRSPPGAEEPQGAPAGRDEAALPELLLGALPGGSNLTSNLASLVSQGMIQLALSGASQPGPSGLPPRRATRGFLRAPSSDLDTDAEGDDFELLDQSELNQLDPASSRSH, from the exons ATGATCATTGTGtgtatagatcaatggaagaacAAAATCTGGCCTGAAATAAAAG TGCCAAGATCCGACGCATTAGACAATGAGAG CTGGGGCTTTGTGCACCCTCGGTTGCTCAGCGTGCCCGAGCTCTGCCACCATGTAGCTGAAGTCTGGGTTAGTGGGACCATTTTCATAAGGAatcttttgcttttcaaaaagcaaaacccaGGCAAG TTCTGCTTGCTGAGCTGTGGGATACTGACCTTTTTGGCTGTCTTGGGCCGCTACATCCCTGGGCTCCTGCTGTCCTACTTAATGC TTGTCGCTGTCATGATGTGGCCCCTTGCTGTGTACCACCGACTGTGGGATCGAGCATATGTATGGCTGAAGCCAGCTCTGCAGCGGCTGGACTTCAGTGTCCGTGGCTACATGATGTCcaagcagagagaaagacaat TGCGCCGCAGAGCTCTACACCCAGAACGTGCCACGGACAACCAAAGTGACAGCGAAGAGGAACTTGCTGCCTTCTGTCCTCAG cTGGATGATTCTACTGTTGCCAGGGAATTGGCCATCACAGACTCTGAGCACTCAGATGCTGAGGTCTCCTGCACAGACAACGGCACATTCAATCTTTCTCGGGGCCAAACACCTCTAACAGAAGGCTCTGAAG acCTAGATGGTCACAGTGACCCAGAGGAATCCTTTGCCAGAGACCTTCCAGACTTCCCTTCCATTAATGTGGATCCTGCTGGCCTGGATGATGAAGATGATACCAGCATCGGGATGCCCAGCTTGATGTACCGTTCCCCACCAGGGGCCGAGGAGCCTCAGGGCGCCCCTGCCGGCAGGGACGAGGCTGCACTGCCAGAGCTCCTGCTTGGTGCCCTGCCTGGAGGATCCAACCTCACCAGCAACCTTGCTAGCCTGGTCTCCCAGGGCATGATCCAGCTGGCCCTGTCAGGGGCCTCCCAGCCAGGCCCTTCTGGCCTACCTCCCCGGAGAGCAACAAGAGGCTTCCTCCGGGCCCCCAGTTCAGACCTGGACACTGATGCTGAGGGGGATGACTTTGAACTTCTGGACCAGTCGGAGCTGAATCAGCTGGACCCTGCCAGTTCCAGGAGCCACTGA